In Sceloporus undulatus isolate JIND9_A2432 ecotype Alabama chromosome 10, SceUnd_v1.1, whole genome shotgun sequence, the following proteins share a genomic window:
- the LOC121916588 gene encoding wiskott-Aldrich syndrome protein-like: protein MPPNVLKGPSLRLSAGLPAPSWPRVTSPPPGLRRPPPPLPPQPSAPLTPKNGRPRRLGSAFFFASALASPRGGEEEGAPLDPASQPQRRPPSLPPSSNVSTLQHGAFGPGLSGSTSKRNERASRAARKRSRGANEAGAQRKCARSELPKVQRGALMPLSQRFQGGFGRGEAICLYSGENPPINTDNIFLVPLKGREGRPEGASIGKEERPSFSWRGTQSGSQIIKSLKNTGTGTQSGFTTLKEQYN, encoded by the exons CCCTCCCTCCGCCTCAGCGCCGGCCTCCCAGCGCCATCTTGGCCGCGCGTGACGTCGCCGCCGCCGGGCCTcaggcgccctcctcctcctctccctcctcagcCCTCCGCACCCCTGACCCCAAAGAATGGCCGCCCTCGCCGCCTCGGGAGCGCCTTCTTCTTCGCCTCAGCCCTTGCCTCTCCCCGCGGAGGCGAAGAAGAAGGGGCGCCTCTTGACCCCGcttcccagccccagaggaggcctccctccctccctccctcctccaatgTTTCAACGCTTCAACACGGGGCCTTTGGACCAGGGCTCAGTGGATCGACGTCGAAGCGAAACGAACGCGCGTCGAGAGCAGCCCGCAAGCGAAGTCGTGGCGCGAACGAGGCTGGCGCGCAAAGAAAGTGCGCTCGCTCTGAGCTCCCGAAAGTCCAAAGAGGCGCCTTAATGCCTCTCAGCCAGCGTTTTCAGGGCGGGTTTGGTCGTGGGGAAGCGATCTGCCTGTATTCAGGGGAGAACCCCCCGATTAACACCGACAACATCTTCCTTGTCCCTTTGAAAGGGAGGGAGGGTCGTCCGGAAGGGGCCTCGATCGGCAAGGAAGAAAG ACCATCTTTCTCCTGGAGAGGAACCCAAAGTGGCTCGCAGATAATAAAATCATTGAAAAACACGGg aactggtactcagagcggcttcacaacattaaaggaacaatacaattaa